A segment of the Synechococcus sp. CBW1002 genome:
CGGTCTTTGGGGTGATCTGAGCTCCTGATCTGAGCCTTAGTTCAAGCTGTCTTCAGGCGTCAGCAGGCCTGGCTGGCTCTCTGCCAGCCAGGCCTCTGGCTTGCTTGGAGCCTTGATGCCCGTTTTGCCACTGGCATAGCTCTGGCGGTGGCCGAGGTTGCACGCCCTGGGTGGCCATGCTTGTTCTGGCCCCCGATTGGCGCTGGTTCCCTTGTCTGGTCTCTATCTGCTCGGGTCTGAGGAAGCACCGCTCCTGGTTTGCCGGCTGTCTTTCCGGACTCCTGCTGTGGCCCCGCTCACTGCATAACTGCTCACGAAGAGGCGAGCGCTCAGCAGCAGAGGCCACGGCTGATCAATCCGACGGGCTCTGGTCTCAGCGGCGCCCTTCCGGTTCGCGAACCAGCAGCACCGGGGCTGGTGCGTGCACGCGGATGTAATCGCTCACCGAACTGCCCAGCAGTCTGTCGAGGTCGACAAGGGCTTGCGCCACCAGGGGTCTGCGGTCCTGGGAGGCGATCACCAGCAGATCTGCCTTGGCTTCCTCGGCGGCCGCGCAGACGGTGCGGCCGATGTCACCGGTGCGGTGCAGGGTCTGCATCGCGACGCCAAAGCCCCGGGCACGCAGCACGGCCTTTTCCAGCACCTCGTCCACCGGGCTCTTGCCGCCCCGCGATGGCGTGATGTCGTGCCGGGTCACGTGGACGCCGATCAGGCTGCCACCGGGGATGTCGCGCACCAGTTCACAGGCCATGCGCAGGGCGTCATCGCCGACGCCGGTTCCGTCCACGGTCACCAGAACGCGGTTGACGTGGCGCACATAGAGGTCGTCCCGCACCAGCAGCATCGGGCGGGTGGAGAGCTGAAAGACGTACTGGCTGGCGCTGTTGCTCAGGATCGACTGCAGACGTCCCAGGCCGCGGGAGCCCATCACGATCAGATCGGCATTGAGCTCATCGGCCACCTTCAGCACGGTCTGCTTGGTGTCCCCCTGGCGGATGATCGTGTTCACATCGCCGGGGTTGAGTCCAAGCCGCTGCACCGCTTCGGCCACGATCCCCGCAGCTTTCTGCCAGTGCTCCTGGAAGTCTTCGCCGGCCTGCTCGGGCACCACATGCAGCAGGTTGATCCGGGCTTGTCGGCAGGGGGGGATGTCGCGCAGCATGCGCACCATCTCCTCCACATGACCCTTGCCGGAATCGGCGATCAGAAGATTGCGGAACACAGGACAGGTCCAGCTCTGCGGCAGCCTATGGCCGATGGATGGGCAGACAGGGCCCCCTGGTGCAGACCGTGATGCAGAGACAAATCCCCGCCTCCGGGATCGAGACCGGCACCGCCCCCCATCGCGGATGGTGTCTGCGCCGTCGGGTTCTGCCCCAGCACACCGATCACGCTGGCGTGATGTGGCATGGCGCCTATCTGGCCTGGCTTGAGGAGGCGAGGGTGGAGGCGCTGGCGGCGGCAGGCCTGGCGTACCGGGATCTGGCGGCGCGGGGGCTGGAGCTGCCGGTGGTCTCGTTGACGATCGACTACCGCCAGGCCCTGTTGCATGGCGACACGGTGGAGCTCTGGAGTGAGGTGTTGCCCC
Coding sequences within it:
- a CDS encoding universal stress protein; the protein is MFRNLLIADSGKGHVEEMVRMLRDIPPCRQARINLLHVVPEQAGEDFQEHWQKAAGIVAEAVQRLGLNPGDVNTIIRQGDTKQTVLKVADELNADLIVMGSRGLGRLQSILSNSASQYVFQLSTRPMLLVRDDLYVRHVNRVLVTVDGTGVGDDALRMACELVRDIPGGSLIGVHVTRHDITPSRGGKSPVDEVLEKAVLRARGFGVAMQTLHRTGDIGRTVCAAAEEAKADLLVIASQDRRPLVAQALVDLDRLLGSSVSDYIRVHAPAPVLLVREPEGRR
- a CDS encoding acyl-CoA thioesterase; its protein translation is MQRQIPASGIETGTAPHRGWCLRRRVLPQHTDHAGVMWHGAYLAWLEEARVEALAAAGLAYRDLAARGLELPVVSLTIDYRQALLHGDTVELWSEVLPRSGVRLPWHSRFLGPAGGLAAEARVELVLVDLSAGPERRRLLRRLPDDLHKAIERLEMGPNQVGR